From Chryseobacterium gallinarum, one genomic window encodes:
- the murA gene encoding UDP-N-acetylglucosamine 1-carboxyvinyltransferase, with the protein MSGTFQIRGGKKLQGEITPQGAKNEALQILCAVLLTDDEVRIKNIPDIHDVNRLIEILGDFGVKITKNGQGDYTFKADQVNFDYIKSSEFKKDGAKLRGSIMLMGPMLARYGEAYMPTPGGDKIGRRRLDTHFQGLVELGAEFNYDEEEYFYSLKATELKGKFILLEEASVTGTANIVMAAVLAKGKTRIYNAACEPYLQQLCKMLNRMGANISGIGSNLLTIEGVDSLRGTEHTMLPDMVEIGSWIGLAAMTKSEITIKNVNWNQLGVIPNTFRKLGIELEQRNDDIYIPAQDHYKIQKFIDGSILTISDAPWPGFTPDLLSIILVVATQAKGSILVHQKMFESRLFFVDKLIDMGAQIILCDPHRATVIGLNQETPLRGTTMVSPDIRAGNALLIAALSAEGKSIIHNIEQIDRGYENIDGRLRAIGADIERI; encoded by the coding sequence ATGAGTGGAACATTTCAAATAAGAGGAGGGAAAAAACTGCAGGGTGAAATAACTCCACAAGGGGCAAAAAACGAAGCCCTACAAATTTTATGTGCAGTTTTGCTGACCGATGATGAGGTAAGAATTAAAAATATTCCTGATATTCATGATGTGAACAGACTGATTGAAATTTTAGGGGACTTCGGGGTAAAAATTACCAAAAACGGACAGGGAGATTATACTTTCAAGGCTGATCAGGTTAATTTTGATTATATAAAATCCAGCGAATTCAAAAAGGACGGCGCTAAATTGCGTGGCTCCATCATGCTGATGGGACCTATGCTGGCCCGTTATGGCGAAGCTTATATGCCGACTCCGGGTGGTGATAAAATCGGAAGAAGAAGACTGGACACCCATTTCCAGGGATTGGTAGAGCTGGGTGCAGAATTCAATTACGATGAAGAGGAATACTTTTATTCTTTAAAGGCTACTGAGCTCAAAGGAAAATTTATTTTGCTGGAAGAGGCTTCCGTTACCGGAACAGCCAATATTGTCATGGCTGCCGTACTGGCAAAAGGAAAAACAAGAATTTACAATGCCGCTTGTGAACCATATCTTCAGCAATTATGTAAAATGCTAAACAGAATGGGGGCTAATATTTCAGGAATTGGTTCCAATCTCTTAACCATTGAAGGAGTAGATTCCCTGAGAGGAACTGAGCATACCATGCTTCCTGATATGGTGGAAATCGGATCCTGGATTGGTCTTGCCGCCATGACAAAATCTGAAATTACCATCAAAAATGTAAACTGGAATCAGTTGGGAGTGATCCCCAACACCTTCAGAAAATTAGGGATTGAACTTGAGCAGCGTAACGATGATATTTATATTCCTGCCCAGGATCATTATAAAATCCAGAAATTCATTGACGGATCTATCCTGACCATCTCAGATGCTCCATGGCCCGGATTCACTCCGGATTTGTTATCTATCATCCTGGTGGTAGCTACTCAGGCAAAAGGAAGCATTTTGGTTCATCAGAAAATGTTTGAGTCCAGATTATTCTTCGTAGATAAATTAATTGATATGGGAGCACAGATCATTCTGTGTGATCCACACAGAGCAACGGTAATCGGATTAAACCAGGAAACCCCTTTAAGAGGGACCACCATGGTTTCCCCGGATATCAGAGCCGGAAACGCCCTCCTTATCGCAGCACTTTCTGCAGAAGGAAAATCCATTATTCACAATATCGAACAAATTGACAGGGGATATGAAAATATCGATGGAAGATTAAGAGCCATTGGTGCCGATATTGAAAGAATCTAA
- the katG gene encoding catalase/peroxidase HPI, with translation MEKDLNDISKCPFHNGTMKKNVAGGGTQNQDWWPDQLRVDILRQHSSLSNPMDEDFDYAEAFKSLDLEAVKRDLHALMTDSQDWWPADFGHYGPLFIRMAWHSAGTYRVGDGRGGAGSGQQRFAPLNSWPDNVSLDKARRLLWPIKQKYGRNISWADLLILTGNVALESMGFKTFGFAGGREDVWEPDMDVYWGSEKTWLGGDVRYAHGSEGVAEGQSAVLPTDDNADGDIHSRNLEKPLAAVQMGLIYVNPEGPDGNPDPIAAAKDIRDTFGRMAMNDEETVALIAGGHTFGKTHGAGPADHVGKEPEGAGIELQGLGWASTYKSGSGRDAISSGLEVTWTETPTQWSNYFFKNLFENEWELTKSPAGAHQWVAKNGAEIIPDAFDSSKKHRPTMLTTDLSLRLDPVYEKISRHFYENPDAFADAFARAWFKLTHRDMGPRARYLGPDVPQEELIWQDPIPEVDHELVNDSDVEILKSKVLHSGLSISELVSTAWASASTFRGSDKRGGANGARIRLEPQKNWEVNNPVQLQKVLDVLQGIQNDFNASQNDGKKISLADLIVLAGNAAVEAAAKNAGHDVKVSFAPGRMDASQEQTDVESMGYLEPVADGFRNYLKRKFSVSTESLLIDKAQLLTLTAPELTVLIGGMRALDTNFDGSKHGVFTNRPGVLTNDFFVNLLDMRTQWKAMSEDQELYIGSDRSTGQPRWTATRADLVFGSNSELRAVAEVYGSADAQGKFVKDFVAAWTKVMNLDRFDLI, from the coding sequence ATGGAAAAAGATTTGAATGACATCAGTAAATGTCCGTTTCACAACGGAACGATGAAAAAGAATGTAGCGGGAGGAGGAACTCAAAATCAGGATTGGTGGCCTGATCAGTTGAGAGTAGATATCCTGCGTCAGCATTCATCACTGTCTAATCCTATGGATGAAGACTTTGATTATGCCGAGGCTTTTAAAAGCCTGGATCTTGAGGCGGTTAAAAGGGACCTCCATGCATTAATGACGGATTCACAAGACTGGTGGCCTGCTGATTTCGGACATTATGGGCCTCTGTTTATCCGTATGGCGTGGCACAGTGCCGGAACGTATCGTGTAGGAGATGGCAGAGGAGGTGCCGGATCGGGACAGCAGCGTTTTGCCCCGTTAAACAGCTGGCCGGATAATGTCAGTCTGGATAAAGCAAGAAGATTATTATGGCCGATCAAACAAAAGTATGGAAGAAATATATCCTGGGCAGACCTTTTAATCCTTACGGGAAATGTTGCCCTGGAATCTATGGGTTTCAAAACATTCGGATTTGCAGGCGGGCGTGAAGACGTTTGGGAACCGGATATGGATGTGTATTGGGGATCGGAAAAGACATGGTTAGGTGGAGATGTGCGTTATGCTCACGGTTCCGAAGGAGTAGCAGAGGGACAGTCGGCGGTTCTTCCGACAGATGATAATGCAGATGGCGATATCCATTCCAGAAACCTGGAGAAACCACTGGCAGCTGTGCAGATGGGACTTATTTATGTAAATCCTGAAGGGCCGGATGGAAATCCTGATCCGATTGCTGCTGCCAAAGATATCCGTGATACCTTCGGACGTATGGCAATGAATGATGAAGAAACGGTTGCCTTGATTGCCGGAGGACATACTTTTGGTAAAACCCACGGAGCAGGCCCGGCTGATCATGTTGGCAAAGAACCTGAAGGTGCAGGAATTGAGCTGCAAGGATTGGGATGGGCGAGTACCTATAAATCCGGAAGCGGAAGAGATGCCATCTCCAGTGGTCTGGAAGTAACATGGACGGAAACCCCGACTCAATGGAGTAATTATTTTTTCAAAAATTTATTTGAAAATGAATGGGAATTAACGAAAAGCCCGGCAGGAGCTCATCAATGGGTTGCAAAAAATGGTGCTGAAATTATTCCCGATGCTTTTGATTCTTCTAAAAAACATAGACCTACAATGTTAACTACGGACCTTTCACTGAGACTGGATCCGGTATATGAAAAAATTTCAAGACATTTTTATGAAAATCCAGATGCCTTTGCAGATGCCTTTGCAAGAGCATGGTTTAAACTTACTCACAGGGATATGGGGCCACGTGCCCGTTATCTGGGGCCCGATGTTCCACAGGAAGAATTAATATGGCAGGACCCGATTCCTGAAGTAGATCATGAGCTGGTAAACGATTCAGATGTGGAAATTCTTAAATCGAAAGTTTTACATTCAGGATTAAGTATTTCCGAATTGGTATCTACTGCCTGGGCTTCAGCTTCAACTTTCAGAGGAAGTGATAAACGTGGTGGTGCGAACGGAGCCAGAATCAGGCTGGAGCCACAAAAAAACTGGGAAGTCAATAATCCGGTGCAGTTACAGAAAGTATTGGATGTGTTGCAGGGAATCCAAAACGATTTTAACGCTTCCCAAAACGATGGTAAGAAAATTTCTTTGGCAGATCTTATTGTTTTAGCAGGAAATGCAGCCGTGGAAGCAGCTGCCAAAAATGCCGGACATGATGTTAAAGTTTCTTTTGCCCCTGGAAGAATGGATGCCTCACAGGAACAAACGGATGTAGAATCTATGGGATATCTTGAGCCTGTTGCTGACGGTTTCCGGAATTACCTGAAAAGAAAATTCTCAGTATCCACAGAATCATTACTGATTGATAAAGCGCAGTTACTAACCCTTACAGCTCCGGAATTAACGGTGTTGATAGGAGGTATGCGTGCCCTGGATACTAATTTTGATGGTTCAAAACATGGAGTGTTTACCAATCGTCCGGGAGTTTTAACCAATGATTTCTTTGTGAATCTATTGGATATGAGAACACAATGGAAAGCGATGTCAGAAGATCAGGAATTGTATATAGGCAGCGACCGGTCAACAGGTCAGCCAAGATGGACGGCCACTCGTGCAGACCTTGTTTTCGGATCTAATTCTGAATTAAGAGCAGTAGCTGAAGTTTACGGAAGTGCTGATGCGCAAGGCAAATTTGTCAAGGACTTTGTAGCAGCCTGGACAAAAGTGATGAATCTGGACAGGTTTGATCTGATTTAA
- a CDS encoding alpha-amylase encodes MKKTHFLLSLLALTVMSSCRNNDESTIEAPGKQEAHNKTINVTHHDGRPFSTGKVSVQGKFVSGPGGGVLMQGFYWDVPEGGNWWNTVKDKLTAWSDAGIGAVWLPPASKAQNGAYSMGYDPTDYYDFGNFNQNGSIETRFGSRTELEALITKAHAENMQVYADIVINHNSGGKSEANPFTGTNTWTDFSGIASGKFQRNYNDFYKNAYGNNDEGSFGGFPDLCHANPHVQDWLWGRDDSVAKYYKNVMKFDGWRFDYVKGFGPWVVNTWNSKVGGFSVGELWDSNVNTLEWWANNANSSVFDFAAYYKMDEAFDNGNLNALNDDMMWKRNPYKAVTFVANHDTDIIYNKMPAYAYILTHEGYPTIFYRDYEEWLNKERMNNLIWIHNNKATGTTSILYTDNDEYIARRNGYNGNPGLVVYINTSSSWQERWVETNWSSQQIKDFTGHSSWYPTTQGDKWVKIQCPPNSYSIWSVNL; translated from the coding sequence ATGAAAAAAACACATTTCCTTCTTTCTTTACTGGCTTTAACCGTGATGAGCTCTTGCCGGAATAATGATGAATCAACAATCGAAGCTCCGGGGAAACAAGAGGCTCACAATAAAACAATTAATGTGACCCATCATGATGGGAGACCATTTAGTACAGGAAAAGTGTCTGTACAGGGAAAATTTGTATCCGGGCCCGGTGGAGGAGTTCTGATGCAGGGTTTTTATTGGGATGTTCCGGAAGGGGGTAATTGGTGGAATACCGTTAAAGATAAACTGACAGCCTGGTCGGATGCAGGCATTGGGGCAGTATGGCTTCCTCCTGCTTCAAAAGCTCAGAACGGAGCTTATTCCATGGGCTATGATCCCACAGATTATTATGATTTTGGGAATTTCAATCAAAATGGAAGTATCGAAACCCGCTTCGGATCCAGAACAGAGCTGGAGGCATTGATTACAAAAGCGCATGCAGAAAATATGCAGGTATATGCGGATATTGTCATCAATCATAACAGTGGAGGAAAATCGGAAGCCAATCCTTTTACGGGAACAAATACCTGGACGGATTTTTCCGGAATCGCTTCGGGAAAGTTTCAAAGAAATTACAATGACTTTTATAAAAATGCCTACGGAAATAATGATGAAGGTTCTTTTGGTGGATTTCCGGATCTGTGTCATGCCAATCCTCATGTACAGGACTGGCTCTGGGGCCGGGACGACTCTGTCGCAAAATACTATAAAAATGTAATGAAGTTCGATGGCTGGAGATTTGATTATGTCAAAGGCTTCGGACCGTGGGTAGTCAATACGTGGAACTCCAAGGTAGGAGGATTTTCCGTGGGAGAGCTTTGGGACTCCAATGTCAATACACTGGAATGGTGGGCTAATAATGCAAACAGTTCCGTGTTTGACTTTGCTGCTTACTATAAAATGGATGAAGCTTTTGATAATGGCAATTTAAACGCCCTGAATGACGATATGATGTGGAAAAGAAATCCTTATAAGGCAGTAACTTTTGTTGCCAATCATGATACGGATATCATTTATAATAAAATGCCTGCCTATGCCTATATTCTGACTCATGAAGGCTATCCTACCATTTTCTACAGGGATTATGAAGAATGGCTGAATAAAGAAAGAATGAACAACCTGATCTGGATCCATAATAATAAGGCAACAGGAACTACATCTATTCTTTATACGGATAATGACGAATACATTGCAAGACGTAACGGATATAACGGGAATCCCGGACTTGTAGTGTATATCAATACCTCTTCAAGCTGGCAGGAAAGATGGGTTGAAACCAATTGGAGCAGCCAACAGATTAAAGATTTTACCGGACACTCAAGCTGGTATCCTACAACTCAGGGGGATAAATGGGTAAAAATCCAATGCCCGCCGAATAGCTATTCCATATGGTCGGTTAATTTATAA
- a CDS encoding ComF family protein produces the protein MILDLLFPNRCIHCNRIISPELLVCNVCFDHIHFTHYDFSGNNPVREKCKLLFPVENTYALMQFEEQGLSRKIIHELKYRSREKAGKTLAEWTAERLDFRDKTPDLMVSVPLHPKKLKERGYNQLHLFTETLSILYGIPYHHELIKRNHYSKAQALKDREHRLSTANAFSLTQAVTGKHILLIDDVFTTGNTVSSIAWELLNAGNNKVSVLVMAMDL, from the coding sequence ATGATACTTGACTTACTTTTCCCTAACCGCTGCATTCACTGCAATAGAATTATCAGCCCTGAACTTCTGGTTTGTAATGTATGTTTTGACCACATTCATTTTACCCATTATGATTTTTCCGGCAATAATCCGGTCAGGGAAAAGTGTAAATTGCTGTTCCCTGTTGAAAACACTTATGCTTTGATGCAGTTTGAGGAACAAGGTTTAAGCCGTAAAATCATTCATGAACTTAAATACAGAAGCAGAGAAAAGGCAGGAAAAACACTCGCGGAATGGACGGCGGAACGACTGGATTTTAGAGACAAAACACCGGATCTTATGGTAAGTGTCCCGCTACATCCGAAAAAATTAAAGGAAAGAGGATATAACCAGCTTCATTTATTTACAGAGACATTATCAATATTGTATGGTATTCCGTACCACCATGAACTTATTAAAAGAAATCATTATTCAAAAGCACAGGCATTGAAAGACAGGGAGCATCGTTTAAGTACAGCTAACGCTTTCTCACTTACCCAGGCTGTTACAGGGAAACATATCCTTTTGATTGATGATGTTTTTACAACCGGGAATACGGTTTCATCTATCGCATGGGAGCTTTTAAATGCCGGAAACAATAAAGTAAGTGTTCTGGTAATGGCGATGGATCTTTAA
- a CDS encoding thiol-disulfide oxidoreductase DCC family protein, which yields MENWENKHIVFFDGNCGVCNFWVQWILERDKKDKFMFASLQSGFGQQFLSERGLETKVFNTLYLWKPHQYYLIKSKAVLEIANMLGGIYRLSIIGKIIPAFLSDQLYDIISKNRMKLANQKCFLPDEHQKKKFIQV from the coding sequence GTGGAAAACTGGGAAAATAAACATATTGTATTTTTTGACGGGAATTGTGGTGTCTGCAATTTCTGGGTCCAGTGGATTCTGGAAAGGGATAAAAAAGACAAATTTATGTTTGCTTCATTGCAATCCGGTTTCGGACAGCAATTTTTATCAGAAAGAGGATTAGAAACGAAGGTATTTAACACGCTTTATCTTTGGAAGCCGCATCAGTATTATTTAATCAAGTCAAAAGCTGTCCTGGAAATTGCCAATATGCTGGGAGGAATTTACAGACTTTCAATTATTGGAAAAATTATACCCGCCTTTCTGAGTGACCAACTTTATGATATCATTTCAAAAAACAGAATGAAACTGGCCAATCAAAAGTGCTTTCTCCCTGATGAGCATCAGAAGAAAAAGTTTATCCAGGTTTGA
- a CDS encoding helix-turn-helix domain-containing protein produces MNSESDFIKTVFGLKLKQQRQKKNWSLQDLAVKTGLSKSYLNEIENGKKYPKHDKIIQLSEALQCTFDDLVSTKLDKSLAPFNEILQSDFFKEVPLELFGINKNNLISIISDAPKKVTAFINALIEISQNYNLGKERFYFAVLRSFQELYDNYFPEIEEKVSLFTRENNLTTDKNLQSDILEKILSEKFNYSIQSEDFEKYGTLDHLRSLFMPEKKLLLLNRKLEKDQKTFILAKEIGFNVLELKVRPTTYSWLDFGSFEEILNNFYASYFAGALLISKEPVIEKTADFFLHNKWEPQNFEELISSFTHSPETFYYRLTNILSAEMGIKDLFYLCLVKKKDSDKIQILKELHLNHQQAPHANATNEHYCRRWIAVKNLHYLKENETLTGAQISHYKDQGISYLVISTSQKNPFSDGSNRSYCLGILLNPHTIKKIGFIKSPSLQTINVGVTCESCSIPDCEVRQAPPVRLDKEHFNLSMKNSIEKIRKEFEK; encoded by the coding sequence ATGAATTCAGAAAGCGACTTTATCAAAACGGTTTTCGGACTGAAACTGAAACAACAGAGACAAAAGAAAAACTGGTCATTACAGGATCTTGCCGTAAAAACCGGACTTTCAAAATCTTATCTCAACGAAATCGAGAATGGAAAAAAATACCCCAAGCATGACAAAATCATCCAGCTTTCCGAAGCTTTGCAATGTACTTTTGACGACCTCGTTTCCACAAAGCTGGATAAGAGTCTCGCTCCGTTTAACGAAATCCTGCAGTCTGATTTTTTTAAAGAGGTCCCTTTAGAGCTATTCGGGATTAATAAAAACAACCTCATCAGCATCATCAGTGATGCCCCCAAAAAAGTAACGGCTTTCATCAATGCCCTGATTGAAATTTCCCAAAATTATAATCTCGGAAAAGAAAGATTTTACTTCGCGGTACTGAGATCTTTCCAGGAGCTTTATGATAATTATTTTCCTGAAATAGAAGAAAAAGTAAGTCTTTTTACCCGGGAAAACAACCTTACAACTGATAAAAATTTACAATCTGACATTCTGGAAAAAATACTTTCAGAAAAATTCAATTACAGCATCCAGTCTGAAGATTTTGAAAAATACGGAACCCTGGATCATCTCCGTTCCCTGTTTATGCCTGAAAAAAAACTATTGCTTCTGAACAGGAAACTTGAAAAGGATCAGAAAACCTTTATTCTGGCTAAAGAAATCGGGTTTAATGTGTTGGAATTAAAAGTTCGTCCTACCACATATTCATGGCTTGACTTCGGAAGTTTTGAAGAAATTCTGAATAATTTTTATGCGTCTTATTTTGCGGGAGCTTTGTTAATATCAAAAGAACCCGTCATCGAAAAAACCGCAGACTTTTTTCTTCACAATAAATGGGAGCCCCAAAACTTTGAAGAACTTATCAGCAGTTTTACCCACTCCCCTGAAACTTTTTACTACCGGCTTACAAATATCCTTTCTGCTGAAATGGGAATTAAAGATCTTTTCTACTTATGCCTGGTAAAAAAGAAAGATTCGGACAAGATCCAGATTTTAAAAGAACTTCATCTCAACCATCAGCAAGCTCCCCATGCCAATGCGACCAATGAACACTATTGCAGAAGATGGATTGCTGTAAAGAATCTTCATTACCTGAAGGAAAATGAAACCCTGACCGGTGCTCAGATCTCTCATTATAAAGATCAGGGCATCAGCTACCTGGTGATTTCCACTTCTCAGAAAAACCCTTTTTCGGACGGAAGCAACAGAAGCTATTGTCTGGGCATTTTGTTAAACCCGCACACCATCAAGAAGATAGGTTTTATCAAATCACCGTCTCTTCAAACCATTAATGTAGGGGTTACCTGTGAATCCTGCAGTATACCTGATTGTGAAGTAAGGCAGGCACCTCCGGTAAGACTGGATAAAGAGCATTTTAATCTCAGTATGAAAAATTCAATAGAAAAGATCCGGAAGGAGTTTGAGAAATAA
- a CDS encoding heme-binding domain-containing protein, protein MKKVLVVILVAFIMIQFFPIDKTNPPLTPGMDFLKIKKTPDKIAKTIRTSCYDCHSNETRYPWYANISPASWFLKNHINEGRKHLNFSTFAVYEPQRQLKKLEECIEMIEKKEMPLESYYIGHQNAKLADEQRADLVKYFNKIKEDTERGIMFNK, encoded by the coding sequence ATGAAAAAAGTATTAGTTGTCATTCTGGTAGCCTTTATTATGATCCAGTTTTTTCCTATCGATAAAACCAATCCTCCCTTAACTCCGGGCATGGATTTTCTGAAGATTAAAAAAACTCCTGATAAAATTGCCAAAACCATCCGTACTTCCTGCTATGACTGCCACTCCAATGAAACCAGATATCCCTGGTATGCAAATATTTCACCGGCTTCATGGTTTTTGAAAAACCACATTAATGAGGGCAGAAAACATCTTAATTTTTCTACCTTTGCTGTATATGAGCCTCAGAGGCAACTCAAAAAATTAGAAGAGTGTATAGAAATGATTGAAAAAAAAGAAATGCCTCTTGAATCTTATTATATAGGACATCAAAATGCAAAGTTAGCGGATGAACAGCGTGCTGATTTGGTTAAATACTTTAATAAGATAAAAGAAGATACTGAAAGAGGAATTATGTTTAATAAATAG
- the upp gene encoding uracil phosphoribosyltransferase, whose product MLTILSQQFSLVNEWINELRNVKVQHDRMRFRRNMERIGEIAAFEISKGLEHREVEIQTPLDTIKSREIAVQPVITTILRAGVPLFEGILNYLDRADCGFVAAYRKHDANDYFSIKQDYLTCPSIEGRPLIVADPMLATGASLIEAIKDLLTNGNPTQLHIVAAIASRQGVETVQNAYPDAQIWVGAIDEQLTSKGYITPGLGDAGDLSYGEKLQR is encoded by the coding sequence ATGCTTACTATTTTATCGCAACAATTTTCTCTTGTTAATGAATGGATTAATGAACTTCGAAATGTAAAAGTTCAGCACGATCGGATGAGGTTCCGGAGAAATATGGAAAGAATCGGAGAAATTGCGGCCTTTGAGATCAGCAAAGGATTAGAGCATAGAGAAGTTGAAATTCAGACACCTTTAGATACCATCAAAAGCAGGGAGATTGCGGTACAACCTGTTATTACAACTATTTTAAGAGCCGGAGTACCCTTATTCGAAGGAATACTGAATTACCTGGACAGGGCAGATTGTGGTTTCGTAGCCGCTTACAGAAAACATGATGCCAACGATTATTTTTCCATTAAACAGGATTATCTCACCTGCCCAAGCATTGAAGGAAGACCGTTAATTGTTGCAGATCCGATGCTGGCAACAGGAGCCTCCCTGATTGAAGCCATCAAAGACTTATTGACGAACGGAAACCCTACCCAACTTCATATCGTAGCAGCAATTGCTTCAAGGCAAGGGGTAGAAACGGTTCAGAATGCTTATCCTGACGCTCAGATATGGGTAGGAGCTATTGATGAACAATTAACTTCAAAAGGATATATCACTCCCGGATTAGGTGATGCAGGAGATTTGAGCTACGGAGAAAAACTTCAGCGATAA
- the der gene encoding ribosome biogenesis GTPase Der, whose product MSNIVAIVGRPNVGKSTLFNRLLERREAIVDSTAGVTRDRHYGKSDWNGVDFTVIDTGGYDVGTDDIFEEEIRKQVQLAVDEATSIIFMMNVEEGLTDTDHEIYRLLRRSNKPIYIVVNKVDSAKEELPATEFYQLGIEKYYTLSSATGSGTGDLLDDIVKDFPTTEYKDPFEGLPKITIAGRPNVGKSTLTNALLDVERNIVTDIAGTTRDSIQTLYNKFGHEFVLVDTAGMRKKSKVNEDLEFYSVMRSIRSIEYSDVVIIMVDATQGWESQDMNIFGLAQKNRKGIVILVNKWDLIEDKQTNTMRDFEKSIKDKIGQFQDIPILFISALTKQRILKAVEVAMEVYEDRKKKIKTSKLNEVMLPIFEQTPPPANKGKYIKIKYCVQLPTPSPQFVFFCNLPQYVKEPYKRFTENQLRKEFGFTGVPIEVYFRQK is encoded by the coding sequence ATGTCAAATATTGTCGCAATCGTTGGGCGTCCCAACGTAGGAAAATCCACGCTTTTTAATCGTTTATTGGAAAGAAGGGAAGCCATTGTAGATTCTACAGCAGGTGTAACCAGAGACCGTCACTACGGGAAATCCGACTGGAATGGTGTAGACTTTACCGTAATTGATACCGGAGGATACGATGTAGGAACTGATGATATCTTTGAGGAAGAGATCCGTAAGCAGGTACAGCTGGCGGTGGACGAAGCCACATCTATTATTTTTATGATGAATGTAGAAGAGGGGCTTACTGATACAGACCACGAAATTTACAGATTGCTGAGAAGATCCAATAAACCTATTTATATTGTTGTCAACAAAGTTGATTCAGCGAAGGAAGAACTCCCGGCAACAGAATTCTATCAGTTGGGTATTGAAAAATATTATACACTTTCTTCGGCTACAGGATCAGGAACCGGTGATTTGTTGGATGATATTGTGAAAGATTTCCCGACTACAGAATATAAAGATCCTTTTGAAGGATTGCCTAAGATTACAATAGCTGGTCGTCCGAATGTAGGAAAATCTACGTTGACCAACGCATTGTTGGATGTAGAAAGAAATATTGTTACTGACATTGCAGGAACAACAAGAGACAGCATCCAGACCCTGTATAACAAATTCGGACACGAGTTTGTATTGGTAGATACGGCCGGAATGAGAAAAAAATCCAAGGTGAATGAAGATCTTGAATTCTATTCCGTTATGAGATCTATCCGCTCTATTGAATATTCTGATGTAGTGATCATCATGGTAGATGCTACCCAGGGATGGGAATCCCAGGATATGAATATTTTCGGACTGGCTCAGAAAAACAGAAAAGGAATTGTTATTCTGGTAAACAAGTGGGATTTGATTGAAGACAAGCAAACGAACACAATGCGGGATTTTGAAAAATCTATCAAAGACAAAATAGGCCAGTTTCAGGATATTCCGATTCTATTCATCTCAGCTTTAACGAAGCAAAGAATTTTGAAAGCAGTAGAAGTAGCAATGGAAGTGTATGAAGACCGTAAGAAAAAAATCAAAACCTCAAAACTGAATGAGGTAATGCTTCCGATTTTTGAGCAAACACCTCCACCGGCCAATAAAGGGAAATACATTAAAATTAAATACTGTGTTCAGCTTCCTACACCTTCACCACAATTCGTATTCTTCTGTAATCTTCCGCAGTATGTGAAAGAACCTTATAAAAGATTTACTGAAAATCAGTTGAGAAAAGAGTTCGGATTTACCGGAGTCCCAATTGAAGTATATTTCAGACAAAAATAA
- a CDS encoding DUF4290 domain-containing protein: MEYNTQKTQLHMPEYGRIIQQLVERCKELPTKEERSEMAMAIIDFMGQRNPQLRDEENYKHKLWDHLFILADYDLDVESPYPFPTREQLAEKPKKMEYPKLQGDFKFYGKSILQLIDKAIELETGDEKEALIEVIANNMKKSYNVYNKEHVTDDVIFRHLKELSENRLDLTGIDSLEKSKIYYTNNNNRNNKNSSGNKNQSNNNNNNKRKHNHKNRK; the protein is encoded by the coding sequence ATGGAATACAATACCCAAAAAACTCAGCTTCATATGCCGGAATACGGCAGGATTATACAACAATTGGTTGAGCGCTGTAAAGAACTTCCTACCAAAGAGGAAAGAAGTGAAATGGCTATGGCCATTATCGATTTTATGGGTCAGAGAAACCCACAACTTCGCGACGAAGAAAATTATAAACATAAACTTTGGGACCATCTTTTTATTCTGGCAGATTATGATCTGGATGTAGAATCCCCATATCCTTTTCCAACCAGGGAACAATTGGCAGAAAAGCCTAAAAAAATGGAATATCCAAAACTTCAGGGAGATTTTAAATTTTACGGAAAAAGTATTCTTCAATTGATTGATAAAGCAATTGAACTGGAAACCGGCGATGAAAAAGAAGCCCTTATCGAGGTGATTGCCAACAATATGAAGAAGTCTTACAATGTCTATAATAAGGAACACGTAACGGACGATGTTATTTTCAGGCATCTCAAGGAATTGTCGGAAAACAGGTTAGATCTTACCGGAATTGATTCTCTTGAAAAAAGTAAAATTTATTACACAAATAATAATAACCGAAACAACAAAAACAGCAGCGGCAATAAAAACCAAAGTAACAACAACAATAATAACAAACGAAAGCATAATCATAAAAACAGAAAATAA